From Sulfurovum xiamenensis, a single genomic window includes:
- the proB gene encoding glutamate 5-kinase: MNQYNRVVIKVGSSVLTEKGEIAKERMLNLVSFIVEVRKKYEVIFVSSGAAAAGYTALKLDKREHISKKVLAAIGQPILMSSYKKKFDIYDTDIAQILLTEDDFNSRKRTEIFSQIIQTSFKEDIIPIVNENDISSTPDQIFGDNDLLAAKVTHHTDSDLLVILSDIDGYYDSNPDENPHAQMLKEVNSISEDELAAVYRPHNEFTSGGLYTKLVAADFLINKKREMFLCSGFDLSTAYEFLMDGKHTKGTLFRAKN; the protein is encoded by the coding sequence ATGAATCAATATAACAGAGTCGTTATAAAAGTAGGAAGTTCTGTGTTAACAGAGAAGGGTGAGATCGCAAAAGAGCGTATGCTTAATCTCGTTTCTTTTATCGTAGAAGTTCGCAAAAAATATGAGGTTATATTTGTAAGTTCTGGTGCAGCAGCAGCAGGGTACACAGCTTTAAAATTAGACAAAAGAGAACATATTAGCAAGAAAGTCCTGGCTGCAATTGGACAGCCTATACTCATGAGCTCTTACAAAAAAAAGTTTGATATCTATGATACGGATATTGCTCAAATTCTTTTGACCGAAGATGATTTTAACTCCAGAAAACGTACAGAGATATTTAGCCAGATCATACAAACATCATTTAAAGAAGACATCATTCCTATTGTCAATGAGAATGATATTTCAAGTACACCTGATCAGATATTTGGAGATAATGATCTACTTGCAGCCAAAGTGACCCATCATACAGACTCGGATCTCTTGGTTATTTTGAGTGATATAGACGGTTACTATGACAGCAATCCAGATGAAAATCCTCATGCACAAATGTTAAAAGAAGTGAATAGTATTTCAGAAGATGAACTTGCTGCAGTATATAGACCTCATAATGAATTTACATCAGGCGGTCTATATACTAAGTTGGTTGCTGCAGATTTCCTGATCAATAAAAAACGTGAAATGTTTCTATGTAGCGGGTTTGATCTTTCGACTGCCTATGAGTTTCTCATGGATGGTAAACATACGAAAGGAACGCTTTTTAGAGCAAAGAACTAG
- a CDS encoding LytR/AlgR family response regulator transcription factor, which yields MKILIVDDEALALSRLKRMLNTLGYEDIIEAESATGALQAIKENHVDLALLDINMPGSSGLELGYELRYHQEDIAIIFQTAYDEHALKAFDIGAVGYLVKPFSIEQLEQCIARVKVESKSSNDLRLMSKTGESYYLLKPEEIYYVKADLSEVMLRSSKGFSYYAQKISDLEKRLLAYHFVRIHRSYLININKIKEIETIEQSKLRFSFQDIPDQIESSKDGAKAFRNQFSV from the coding sequence ATGAAAATACTCATCGTTGATGATGAAGCTTTAGCACTTAGCAGACTGAAAAGAATGCTTAATACACTTGGATATGAAGATATCATAGAAGCAGAGAGTGCGACAGGTGCACTTCAAGCGATCAAAGAGAATCATGTTGATCTGGCACTATTAGATATTAACATGCCTGGAAGCAGTGGACTTGAACTGGGGTATGAACTACGTTATCATCAGGAGGACATAGCCATCATATTTCAAACAGCGTATGATGAACATGCGCTTAAAGCGTTTGATATCGGTGCAGTAGGGTATCTGGTCAAACCTTTCAGTATAGAACAGTTAGAGCAGTGTATAGCACGTGTTAAAGTGGAAAGTAAAAGCAGTAATGATCTTCGTTTGATGAGTAAGACGGGTGAGAGCTATTATCTACTGAAACCAGAGGAGATCTATTATGTCAAAGCGGATCTCAGTGAAGTGATGTTACGTTCTTCGAAAGGATTTTCTTACTATGCCCAAAAGATCTCTGATCTTGAAAAAAGATTATTGGCTTATCATTTTGTACGTATCCATAGATCCTATCTGATCAATATTAACAAGATCAAAGAGATAGAGACCATAGAACAGAGTAAACTCCGTTTTTCATTTCAAGATATCCCTGATCAGATAGAATCCAGTAAAGATGGAGCAAAAGCATTTAGAAACCAATTTTCTGTCTAA
- a CDS encoding sensor histidine kinase — MYNIALRIKVLDWLYILLIGVVFAMLLSSLGYVLLGLEWVQGMYFGAMLGFSITFFSLLFITFMNQTILPKISKIFWLPLAIFFSFLSGFLGTLLSTEIAELWDIDLIPLFHTHHVQIAVTIGVLTYIVGALLYRFVKMRNEKEEVDHHYLQSRLRSLETQLNPHFLFNALNSIAELIHQDPNKAETAILKVSTFLRNTMDEKALIPLNDELRNVRDYVELENIRFSGKIHMHIDDSIPKIKVPKFSIQLLVENAIKHGFIDKKILEISLFYDQSQNTLILKNNGRAMKNTKFGTGLTNLAQRLKLLCKGKIEITDKETPTFTIYLGDCHENTHR; from the coding sequence ATGTATAATATCGCTTTGCGTATCAAGGTACTTGATTGGCTTTACATTTTACTTATTGGCGTTGTTTTTGCGATGTTGCTCTCTTCTTTAGGGTATGTGCTTTTAGGTCTTGAATGGGTCCAAGGTATGTATTTTGGAGCTATGCTTGGTTTTTCTATTACATTTTTCTCTCTTTTGTTCATTACGTTTATGAATCAAACTATTTTACCAAAGATCTCAAAAATATTTTGGCTACCATTGGCAATATTCTTCTCGTTTCTTTCTGGTTTTTTAGGTACTTTATTAAGTACTGAAATTGCAGAGTTATGGGATATTGATCTTATCCCCTTATTTCATACCCACCATGTCCAAATAGCTGTTACCATAGGTGTTCTGACGTATATAGTAGGTGCTTTGCTGTATCGTTTTGTAAAGATGCGTAATGAAAAAGAAGAGGTTGATCATCATTATTTGCAAAGCCGTCTCCGTTCATTGGAGACTCAGCTCAATCCACATTTTCTTTTTAATGCTTTGAATTCTATAGCAGAACTCATTCACCAAGATCCGAACAAAGCTGAGACTGCCATATTAAAAGTATCTACTTTTTTACGCAATACTATGGATGAAAAAGCACTCATTCCATTGAATGATGAACTCAGAAATGTGCGTGATTATGTCGAACTTGAGAATATACGTTTTTCAGGTAAGATCCATATGCATATTGATGATTCTATACCTAAGATAAAAGTACCGAAATTTTCCATTCAGTTACTTGTAGAGAATGCTATAAAGCATGGTTTTATAGACAAAAAAATATTAGAAATATCTCTATTTTATGATCAAAGTCAAAATACACTGATATTGAAAAATAATGGTAGAGCAATGAAAAACACCAAATTTGGAACCGGCTTAACGAATCTAGCCCAGCGTCTAAAGCTTCTCTGTAAGGGAAAGATAGAAATAACAGACAAAGAAACCCCCACTTTTACTATCTATTTAGGAGATTGTCATGAAAATACTCATCGTTGA
- a CDS encoding phytoene desaturase family protein — protein MIEYAVVGSGIGGSSMAAYLDAKGYETVLFEKEPYLGGCSSTFVHGGYAYNTGATTLAGYQEGHIVKSMFDKIGFTPELLVTDPTIVIIQNEKITPRFSDLEDFLEVLEKNYPHPKNREFWTLVHRLGKEFYALHGHYYSNRSLWHKLISLTSFFPLLVRFQRFLRTNAYDFINDFYGDISEEYQKFLEAQILIVAQAHSKEINFFTAALSLGYSFNETHYVPGGFGRLFDQMTAKMKYIKRNTQIEKIERHSDHFTLHTKNESLKAKKVILNSTIYDSEKLFNDEKVKNYYQKYETLNNHQSSFMLYMTIRSDKKYEHHYQLIQDEQYTHSISNAVFVSFSDVTDNMLTPEGHYSVTASIHTDVRFWEDKQTYQSKKSELQTQMLKSICAILDINEEEIVHQFAATPRSFKRYINRSQLGGNAITMKNFLPKLPSNDTPIKDLYQVGDTVYAAQGWPGVMLGVENLRGLLDV, from the coding sequence ATGATCGAGTATGCAGTAGTTGGTTCTGGTATAGGTGGCAGCAGCATGGCTGCATATCTGGATGCTAAAGGGTATGAGACTGTTTTGTTTGAAAAAGAGCCATATCTTGGTGGATGCAGTTCGACCTTTGTACATGGAGGTTATGCTTACAATACCGGTGCTACGACACTGGCTGGATATCAAGAGGGTCATATTGTAAAATCAATGTTTGACAAAATAGGCTTTACGCCTGAACTTCTGGTCACAGACCCTACAATCGTTATTATACAAAATGAAAAAATCACACCTCGTTTTTCCGACTTGGAAGATTTTTTAGAAGTGCTTGAAAAAAACTATCCTCATCCTAAAAATCGTGAATTTTGGACATTGGTTCATAGACTTGGAAAAGAGTTTTATGCTTTGCATGGACATTACTACTCTAATCGTTCTCTATGGCATAAACTTATATCACTGACAAGTTTTTTCCCTTTATTGGTCAGATTTCAACGTTTCTTACGGACCAATGCCTATGATTTTATCAACGATTTTTATGGAGATATTTCGGAAGAGTATCAAAAATTTCTAGAAGCACAGATCCTCATCGTTGCACAGGCTCATTCAAAAGAGATCAATTTTTTTACTGCAGCACTCTCTTTGGGATATTCTTTTAATGAAACTCATTATGTACCAGGTGGATTCGGAAGATTGTTTGATCAGATGACAGCAAAGATGAAGTATATCAAACGTAACACACAAATAGAAAAGATTGAACGACACAGTGATCATTTCACACTACATACCAAAAATGAGTCACTAAAAGCCAAAAAAGTGATACTGAACAGTACCATTTATGACAGCGAAAAACTTTTTAATGATGAAAAAGTAAAGAACTATTATCAAAAGTATGAAACACTCAACAATCACCAAAGTTCATTTATGCTCTATATGACAATAAGAAGTGACAAGAAGTATGAACATCATTATCAACTGATACAGGATGAACAATATACACACAGCATATCCAATGCAGTCTTTGTTTCTTTTTCAGATGTGACAGATAACATGCTTACACCTGAAGGGCACTATAGTGTGACAGCATCCATACATACTGATGTAAGGTTTTGGGAAGATAAGCAAACCTATCAGAGTAAAAAATCAGAACTTCAAACTCAAATGCTAAAGAGTATCTGTGCTATACTTGATATCAATGAAGAGGAGATAGTGCATCAGTTCGCTGCTACACCTAGAAGCTTCAAGCGTTATATTAACCGTTCACAACTTGGAGGAAATGCTATCACTATGAAAAACTTCCTACCAAAACTTCCTTCCAATGATACTCCAATTAAAGATTTATATCAGGTAGGTGATACAGTCTATGCAGCACAGGGATGGCCTGGAGTGATGTTGGGTGTTGAAAATCTCAGAGGATTGCTGGATGTATAA
- the hemH gene encoding ferrochelatase, producing the protein MKRAIVLMNMGGPNNLDEVEVFLNNMFNDKRIISAPKPIRKMLAKLITWRRKEEAKSSYAALGGRSPLVGYTKQLISKLEEGIDATVHMAMRYTPPYSFDALQGLKHVDEIYAIPLYPHYSSTTTLSSMEDLEESIKKQGIHAKVKTLHSYYRHPDYIAASVERIKEALGTDNPEEFELVFSAHGLPKKIIDNGDNYQRHIKYNVYHARKALLEAGIQFHKTHLAYQSRLGPLEWIRPYLEDKLKSLKKKKVIIYPIAFTIDNSETEFELDVEYREIAEKIGFVEYRVAKAPNDHPSFVKCIANLYESMKVS; encoded by the coding sequence GTGAAACGAGCCATAGTATTAATGAACATGGGTGGACCCAATAACTTGGATGAGGTAGAAGTTTTTTTGAACAATATGTTCAACGATAAACGCATTATTTCAGCACCAAAGCCTATACGTAAGATGTTAGCAAAACTTATTACATGGAGAAGAAAAGAAGAAGCCAAAAGCAGTTATGCTGCTTTAGGAGGAAGATCACCTTTGGTAGGGTATACAAAACAACTCATATCAAAACTTGAAGAGGGTATTGATGCTACCGTACATATGGCTATGCGTTATACCCCTCCTTATTCATTTGATGCACTTCAAGGACTTAAGCATGTGGATGAGATCTATGCTATCCCTCTATATCCGCATTACTCAAGTACAACGACACTTTCAAGTATGGAAGATCTCGAAGAGAGTATCAAAAAGCAGGGTATTCATGCAAAAGTAAAAACACTGCATAGTTATTACCGTCATCCAGATTATATCGCTGCAAGTGTAGAGCGGATCAAAGAGGCACTTGGTACAGACAATCCTGAAGAGTTTGAGTTGGTTTTTTCTGCACATGGACTACCCAAAAAGATCATAGATAATGGAGATAACTATCAGCGTCATATCAAGTACAATGTATATCATGCTCGTAAAGCATTGCTCGAAGCAGGTATTCAGTTTCATAAGACCCATCTTGCCTACCAGTCAAGACTTGGACCACTGGAATGGATACGTCCCTATCTTGAGGATAAACTCAAAAGTCTAAAGAAAAAAAAAGTTATTATCTATCCGATAGCCTTTACCATTGATAATTCTGAGACAGAGTTTGAACTTGATGTAGAGTATAGAGAGATCGCTGAAAAAATTGGGTTTGTGGAGTATCGTGTGGCAAAGGCCCCTAATGATCATCCCTCATTTGTCAAATGCATAGCAAATCTATATGAGAGTATGAAAGTCTCCTAA
- a CDS encoding TIGR01777 family oxidoreductase: protein MKVALTGASGFVGTALQNHFKECSVIDRKDDISMIVKKLEDVNVVINLAGAPIIKRWSDPYKKILLQSRIESTERLVKAINQSHVKHFISTSAIGIYPDDQKCDESCTEIADDFLGELAHKWEEEARLCEKPTTILRFGVILGKEGGALAQMLTPFRLGVGGIIGNGKMMTSWIAMKDLVRIYQFIIDKHLTGVFNAVSPNPVTNYVLTKALGKVLHRPTILPIPEFALRIMYGEASSVLTGSKEVYPTALQEQGFVFEYTDIEKALKHQLT from the coding sequence ATGAAAGTAGCACTGACTGGAGCCAGCGGGTTCGTTGGAACGGCTTTACAGAATCATTTTAAAGAGTGTAGTGTCATAGACAGGAAAGATGACATCTCTATGATAGTAAAAAAATTAGAAGACGTTAATGTTGTCATTAATCTTGCCGGTGCTCCTATTATCAAGCGATGGAGTGATCCTTATAAAAAAATTCTTCTTCAAAGCCGTATAGAAAGTACAGAACGATTGGTAAAAGCGATCAATCAAAGTCATGTGAAACATTTTATTTCTACTTCAGCCATTGGTATTTATCCTGATGATCAAAAATGTGATGAAAGCTGTACAGAAATAGCAGACGATTTTTTGGGTGAACTTGCCCATAAGTGGGAAGAGGAAGCTAGATTGTGTGAGAAACCAACCACTATATTACGTTTTGGTGTGATACTTGGCAAAGAGGGTGGTGCATTGGCACAGATGCTTACACCATTTAGATTGGGTGTTGGAGGCATTATTGGAAATGGGAAGATGATGACCAGTTGGATAGCTATGAAAGATCTGGTACGCATCTATCAATTCATTATTGATAAGCATCTTACCGGTGTTTTTAATGCTGTTTCCCCCAACCCTGTTACAAATTATGTTTTAACCAAAGCATTAGGAAAGGTTTTACATCGTCCTACCATACTGCCTATTCCTGAATTTGCTTTGCGCATCATGTATGGGGAAGCCAGCTCTGTCCTTACAGGTTCGAAAGAAGTCTATCCTACTGCACTCCAGGAACAAGGTTTTGTCTTTGAATATACAGACATAGAAAAAGCGCTAAAACACCAGTTAACCTAG
- a CDS encoding glutathione peroxidase — MPCNQFGSQEPGSEKEIQNFCRVNCGVTFPMFSKINVNGDDTHPLYRYLKSEQPGILGTEAIKWNFTKFLVDREGKVVERFGSSTKPKELEEKIEALLK, encoded by the coding sequence GTGCCATGTAACCAGTTTGGTTCCCAGGAACCAGGTTCTGAAAAAGAGATACAGAATTTTTGTCGTGTGAACTGTGGTGTGACTTTCCCTATGTTCTCCAAGATCAATGTCAACGGCGATGATACGCATCCACTTTACAGATATCTTAAATCAGAACAGCCGGGAATTTTGGGTACAGAAGCGATCAAATGGAACTTTACGAAATTCCTTGTGGATAGAGAGGGTAAGGTAGTTGAGCGTTTTGGTTCATCTACCAAACCTAAAGAACTCGAAGAAAAGATAGAAGCACTACTAAAATAG
- a CDS encoding glutathione peroxidase — translation MTSIYDFKVKTINGTETTLEPYKGKVLLIVNVASKCGFTPQYNGLEALYQKYKESGLVVLGFPSNQFGSQEPGTEEEIQNFCRVNFGVTFPMFSKIKVNGENTHPLYAYLKSELPGFLGTESIKWNFTKFLIDKNGKVIQRFGSATKPKEIEKEIKSLL, via the coding sequence ATGACTTCAATATATGACTTTAAAGTCAAAACTATTAATGGCACAGAAACAACGCTTGAACCTTACAAAGGCAAAGTATTGCTCATAGTCAATGTAGCTAGTAAATGTGGCTTCACACCTCAATATAATGGGCTAGAAGCACTTTACCAAAAATACAAAGAAAGTGGTCTGGTTGTACTTGGTTTTCCATCTAATCAATTTGGCTCTCAAGAGCCTGGAACAGAAGAAGAGATACAAAACTTCTGTCGTGTGAACTTTGGTGTGACTTTCCCGATGTTTTCAAAAATAAAAGTTAATGGTGAAAATACACATCCACTCTATGCTTATTTAAAATCTGAGCTACCTGGTTTTTTGGGAACAGAGTCAATAAAATGGAACTTTACAAAATTCCTAATTGACAAAAATGGAAAAGTTATTCAACGTTTTGGCTCAGCAACCAAACCCAAAGAAATTGAAAAAGAAATTAAATCACTACTCTAA
- a CDS encoding DUF202 domain-containing protein, which produces MAFERTRGAYQRTMMAWVRTGTSLITFGFTAYKFFQLEISGKIPLIKVSLIGAREFEFILICIGIILLLLGMFEHRRDMRAMQKEYPDMPWSATNLIAYLMAALGGLALISVIYRF; this is translated from the coding sequence TTGGCTTTTGAGCGTACACGTGGTGCATATCAACGTACAATGATGGCATGGGTTAGAACAGGAACATCACTGATTACCTTTGGTTTTACTGCATACAAGTTTTTTCAGTTGGAAATATCCGGGAAAATACCACTCATCAAAGTATCACTCATTGGAGCACGTGAGTTTGAATTCATATTAATATGTATTGGTATAATTTTGCTTCTACTTGGCATGTTCGAGCATAGACGAGATATGCGGGCAATGCAGAAAGAGTACCCTGATATGCCTTGGTCTGCTACAAATTTAATCGCATATTTGATGGCGGCACTTGGAGGGCTTGCATTGATATCAGTGATCTATCGATTTTAA
- a CDS encoding ArsR/SmtB family transcription factor: MENIVTVGKILSDINRVKILGLLLRDKELCVCEFCDTLNLSQPLVSRHLKQMKESGMITSKQEGKWVIYSLPDTQDQMVNCCLSEIKKAADDLPRIITCSR; encoded by the coding sequence ATGGAAAATATTGTTACTGTTGGGAAAATCTTATCGGATATAAATCGAGTAAAAATCTTAGGGCTACTGTTAAGAGATAAGGAGCTATGTGTGTGTGAGTTTTGTGATACTTTAAATCTCTCTCAGCCTCTTGTTTCTCGGCACTTAAAACAGATGAAGGAGTCAGGTATGATTACTTCGAAACAAGAAGGGAAATGGGTTATCTATTCCCTTCCAGATACACAAGATCAGATGGTGAATTGTTGCTTATCAGAAATAAAGAAGGCAGCAGATGATTTACCTCGCATAATTACTTGCTCACGTTAA
- a CDS encoding SO_0444 family Cu/Zn efflux transporter: protein MEITHFFEALWQLSLAMAPYILFGLIFAGILHEIVPDSIVTKHLGKDNVSSVVKSTIFGIPLPVCSCGVIPLAASIKKSGASKGSTLSFLISTPITGVDSIMATYGMFGWIFTVYRVITSMFIAMFAGILANIFDKDPDENTQTIKKATSSFSAVAPNKTTNFTLGTPQEESCSSGTASCCGSTCEENKKFSFKDAMNYAFVTLLGDIAKPLFWGLIIGALITVAIPENLAQVLQEYSWLSYLIVIAIAIPMYVCATASLPIAAGLMLSGVSAGAAFVFLSAGPATNTVTIGVVKKMLGTRSLYIYLGSIIIGSVLFGLGLDYVFDSNAIDPKSLVHMEEEGGIISVLSSVILWGFVGYFLIKPYFNRKSPECCSGGECSS from the coding sequence ATGGAAATTACTCACTTTTTTGAAGCACTTTGGCAACTTAGTCTTGCTATGGCTCCATATATTTTGTTTGGACTTATTTTTGCTGGAATACTCCACGAGATAGTGCCCGATAGCATTGTGACCAAGCATCTAGGAAAAGACAATGTCTCTTCAGTAGTAAAATCTACCATTTTTGGCATACCTCTACCTGTCTGCTCCTGTGGCGTGATTCCTCTTGCAGCCTCAATCAAGAAATCGGGTGCTTCAAAAGGTTCAACGCTCTCCTTTCTCATCTCTACTCCTATCACAGGTGTAGACTCGATTATGGCTACCTATGGTATGTTTGGATGGATTTTTACGGTTTACCGTGTCATTACCTCTATGTTTATTGCGATGTTTGCTGGAATACTAGCAAACATCTTTGACAAAGATCCTGATGAAAACACACAAACGATCAAAAAGGCTACTTCATCTTTTTCTGCCGTTGCACCAAATAAGACCACGAATTTTACTCTAGGTACGCCTCAAGAAGAGTCATGTAGTTCGGGCACAGCATCATGTTGTGGCAGCACTTGCGAGGAGAATAAAAAGTTCTCTTTTAAAGATGCAATGAACTATGCTTTTGTCACACTTTTAGGCGATATAGCAAAACCTCTCTTTTGGGGGCTAATCATAGGTGCACTCATTACTGTAGCGATACCAGAAAATCTTGCCCAAGTACTTCAAGAATATTCATGGCTAAGCTATCTGATCGTTATCGCTATAGCCATACCTATGTATGTGTGTGCGACTGCCTCTTTGCCGATTGCAGCTGGACTAATGCTTTCTGGAGTAAGCGCAGGTGCAGCCTTTGTCTTTCTGTCTGCTGGGCCAGCTACCAACACTGTGACTATAGGTGTGGTTAAAAAAATGCTTGGAACACGATCTCTTTATATTTATCTTGGCAGCATTATTATTGGAAGTGTTCTTTTTGGACTAGGACTGGACTACGTTTTTGACAGTAACGCTATTGATCCAAAATCTCTGGTTCACATGGAAGAGGAAGGAGGGATAATTTCCGTTCTTAGTTCAGTGATACTGTGGGGTTTTGTAGGCTATTTCCTAATCAAGCCTTACTTCAACAGAAAGAGTCCTGAATGTTGTTCAGGTGGTGAGTGCTCATCATAA
- a CDS encoding TolC family protein, whose amino-acid sequence MKKIIMIFLTLSLSLFGMSYAKFKKHIEENSKVLKSQQLSLEANRQENNILLRTQNPTLDLVAARYNPDFTDSEYGYEISASQTIRTGNYLEGLQDKANASNLLQQAYILEGKAGYIKMLEMLYTDYVHQAKLLSLIKQEYALSNKVTGIVEDRYKNGSENKVAYLQAKTDTLALKTQIHTTKQEMNSLHYQLLSIAGFSEKVSLDQKFIYSVSHQTQNALKVSPKEKILTAKEKVLASQIRMNDSSINSYELSAGIEQEPDQSILRFGISIPLAVQHNKEEEKALAKLKMQQLELDNAQLKLDLNLQKQRLKSSIKELSQQYYSLKKLEGEQKALSELLLEGYKIAQGSIFVMMNAKNKLIQTEKSLLKTQAMINKRKIELRFIQGLYND is encoded by the coding sequence ATGAAAAAAATCATCATGATTTTTTTAACTTTGTCGCTTTCTCTCTTTGGGATGAGCTATGCAAAGTTTAAAAAACATATAGAAGAAAACTCGAAAGTACTTAAAAGTCAGCAGCTCTCGCTTGAAGCAAACAGGCAAGAGAATAACATACTTTTAAGAACACAAAACCCGACCCTGGACCTAGTGGCAGCACGATACAACCCTGATTTTACTGACTCTGAATATGGCTATGAGATAAGCGCTTCTCAAACAATCAGAACAGGCAACTATCTGGAAGGACTTCAAGATAAAGCCAATGCTTCCAATCTGCTCCAACAGGCATATATACTTGAAGGAAAAGCAGGTTACATAAAAATGCTTGAAATGCTTTATACTGATTATGTCCATCAAGCCAAACTGCTTTCGTTGATAAAGCAAGAGTATGCACTATCAAATAAAGTGACAGGCATAGTAGAAGATCGCTATAAAAATGGATCAGAAAACAAAGTAGCATACCTTCAGGCAAAAACAGACACTTTGGCGCTAAAAACACAGATACATACAACAAAACAAGAGATGAACTCACTACACTATCAACTCTTATCTATTGCAGGTTTTAGTGAAAAGGTTTCTTTGGATCAAAAATTCATCTATTCTGTTTCACATCAAACTCAAAATGCTTTAAAAGTTAGCCCTAAAGAGAAAATTTTAACTGCAAAAGAAAAGGTTTTAGCAAGCCAGATACGCATGAACGACAGCAGCATTAACAGCTACGAATTAAGCGCTGGCATAGAGCAAGAGCCTGACCAATCTATCTTAAGATTTGGTATTTCCATTCCGTTGGCTGTACAACATAACAAGGAAGAAGAAAAAGCACTTGCAAAACTTAAAATGCAGCAACTGGAGCTTGACAATGCACAGCTTAAATTAGATCTCAACCTACAAAAGCAAAGACTTAAATCTTCCATTAAAGAGCTTTCGCAACAGTACTACTCCCTCAAAAAACTAGAGGGTGAACAGAAAGCACTTAGTGAGCTGCTTTTAGAAGGCTATAAAATAGCACAAGGCTCTATCTTTGTGATGATGAATGCAAAAAACAAACTCATACAGACAGAAAAATCATTACTAAAAACACAAGCAATGATCAACAAGCGAAAAATAGAATTACGTTTTATACAAGGACTTTACAATGACTAA